One region of Pogona vitticeps strain Pit_001003342236 chromosome 1, PviZW2.1, whole genome shotgun sequence genomic DNA includes:
- the LOC110076383 gene encoding disintegrin and metalloproteinase domain-containing protein 21-like, translating into MVRTPPPPTFCNCMCCLAEQHCRGLPLYSKEEEGRVEYSKIHSLPGEMRNNTAWILILMVQNVLSETARQMPYQGFRYAFYEVTIPRKLTPRFAEEPQNISYLLQIGGKGHIVHLEQKRDYISKHFPVFTYGKKGDLHVDYPFINNGCFYNGFIQNTPHSSVTLSTCSGGLRGLLQLANEIYEIEPVQGSATFQHVVYRLEEKGGASHLRCGLTGKEPKHEVIMMEKIKKGEMESRSKRFWWTHIRYVKIAIVVDYELYGKFGKNETLVAMHVMDVFHIANSFYDSLDVQLSIAGLVIWSEKNLIQISDSIEDTLNSFTSWRQDSLLKHIENDVGHLFVYKDFGNSDGLAYMGGVCNDQYGSAVESYVTSYLFDFSVLFAHQLGHNLGMLHDKKYCVCDRKACIMSGFLVPTDKFSNCSYVEYVNQKNSHCLLIPPDLEKIYKPKYCGNKIVEKGEQCDCGSKALCESDSCCQSDCTLKSNAKCAFGQCCFKCEYLPAQTVCRQKTGICDLPEYCNGTSEWCPEDVYVQDGAPCKDGAHCYHGVCTTHSEQCKNIFGQKATSTSEDCFRKMNTRVDRFGNCGLKHGIYKKCDLDNILCGRIQCENVDSIPSLAEHSTIIQTIVGNKQCWSIDYHSGMEIADIGAVRDGTPCGKDRLCINRVCVNVSLLKYDCNSTKCHNRGICNTYKHCHCDYGWAPPDCINKGFGGSIDSGPPPPKKAITGTIIGIIFALCVALVCIGFSAYYRNELWHIFKTLSSKIHPTEPKKKKAHHKFRNRIKH; encoded by the coding sequence ATGGTcagaaccccccctccccccaccttttgcAATTGTATGTGCTGTCTTGCTGAACAGCACTGCAGGGGCCTTCCTCTCTATTCTAAAGAAGAGGAAGGTAGAGTGGAGTATTCTAAAATACATTCCCTTCCTGGCGAAATGAGGAACAATACTGCCTGGATACTGATACTGATGGTACAGAATGTCCTGAGTGAGACAGCAAGGCAGATGCCATATCAGGGTTTTAGATATGCTTTTTATGAGGTAACTATCCCAAGGAAACTGACACCCAGGTTTGCAGAGGAACCCCAGAATATCAGCTACCTGCTGCAGATTGGAGGGAAGGGTCACATAGTGCACCTTGAGCAGAAGAGGGACTATATTTCTAAACACTTTCCTGTTTTCACATATGGCAAGAAAGGGGACCTCCATGTGGACTATCCATTCATCAACAATGGCTGTTTCTATAATGGCTTTATTCAGAACACCCCTCACTCTTCAGTGACCCTCAGCACCTGCTCAGGAGGGCTCAGGGGTCTGTTGCAATTAGCAAATGAGATCTATGAGATTGAACCTGTCCAGGGATCTGCTACCTTTCAACATGTGGTGTATCGGTTGGAAGAGAAAGGAGGTGCTTCCCACTTGAGGTGTGGACTGACAGGGAAAGAGCCAAAACATGAAGTGATCATGATGGAGAAGAtaaagaaaggagagatggaaaGTAGATCTAAAAGATTCTGGTGGACGCACATCAGGTACGTCAAGATTGCCATTGTAGTGGACTATGAACTATATGGGAAGTTTGGCAAAAATGAAACTCTTGTTGCTATGCATGTTATGGATGTCTTCCATATTGCAAATTCATTCTATGACTCCCTTGATGTTCAGTTGTCTATAGCTGGTCTTGTGATCTGGTCAGAAAAGAATCTCATACAAATATCTGACAGCATAGAAGACACGCTCAACTCTTTCACTAGTTGGAGGCAAGATTCACTACTTAAGCACATAGAGAATGATGTTGGCCACTTATTTGTATATAAGGATTTTGGAAATTCAGATGGATTAGCTTACATGGGAGGAGTATGTAATGATCAATATGGATCTGCTGTTGAATCGTATGTGACTtcatatttatttgacttctctGTATTATTTGCCCATCAGCTGGGACATAATCTTGGAATGCTACATGACAAAAAATACTGTGTGTGTGATCGAAAGGCCTGTATTATGTCTGGATTTCTTGTACCTACTGATAAGTTTAGCAACTGCAGTTATGTGGAGTATGTCAACCAAAAGAATTCTCATTGCTTACTAATTCCACCAGACCTTGAGAAAATATATAAACCCAAGTATTGTGGTAACAAAATAGTGGAAAAGGGAGAGCAATGTGATTGTGGTTCCAAAGCTCTATGTGAATCGGATTCATGTTGCCAATCTGATTGTACTTTGAAAAGTAATGCTAAATGTGCCTTTGGCCAATGTTGCTTCAAGTGTGAGTACCTTCCTGCTCAAACAGTTTGCAGACAAAAGACTGGCATTTGTGATCTTCCTGAGTACTGCAATGGGACTTCAGAATGGTGCCCTGAAGATGTATATGTACAAGATGGTGCCCCATGCAAAGATGGTGCACACTGTTATCACGGAGTTTGTACCACTCACAGTGAGCAGTGTAAAAACATATTTGGCCAAAAAGCCACTTCAACTTCAGAGGACTGTTTCAGGAAAATGAATACTAGAGTTGATCGCTTTGGCAACTGTGGACTTAAGCATGGAATCTATAAAAAATGTGATCTAGATAATATCCTCTGTGGTCGAATTCAGTGTGAAAATGTTGATAGCATACCTTCTCTAGCAGAACACAGTACCATAATTCAAACAATTGTTGGCAATAAGCAGTGTTGGAGTATAGACTATCATAGTGGAATGGAGATAGCTGATATTGGGGCAGTGAGAGATGGCACTCCTTGTGGCAAAGATAGGCTGTGTATTAATAGGGTATGTGTGAACGTGTCCCTCTTGAAATATGACTGTAATTCCACAAAGTGCCATAATCGGGGAATATGCAACACCTACAAACATTGCCACTGTGATTATGGCTGGGCTCCTCCTGACTGCATAAATAAAGGCTTTGGAGGTAGCATTGACAGTGGACCCCCTCCACCAAAGAAAGCTATCACTGGAACTATTATAGGGATTATATTTGCTCTTTGTGTTGCTTTGGTTTGTATTGGCTTCTCTGCGTATTACAGGAATGAGCTCTGGCACATCTTTAAAACACTGAGTTCAAAAATCCATCCAACagaaccaaaaaagaagaaagcccaTCACAAATTTCGGAATAGAATTAAGCATTAA